One window of Halorussus sp. MSC15.2 genomic DNA carries:
- the pyrH gene encoding UMP kinase, with product MKVVVSIGGSVLAPDLGSERVRDHADVIEDLAAEGCTVGTVVGGGGVAREYIASARDLGANEIELDDIGIDVTRLNARLLIAALSEQAAPSPPEDYESAGAAMHRGDIAVMGGVTPGQTTDAVSAALAEYTNADLLVYATSVPGVFSDDPNEDPDAKKYDELNAGELVDVIAGLEMNAGSSAPVDLLAAKLIERSGVRTIVLDGTEPERIADAVRYGEHDGTDIVPEGADDQMTYWARDER from the coding sequence ATGAAAGTAGTCGTCTCCATCGGCGGGAGCGTACTCGCGCCCGACCTCGGTTCCGAGCGCGTCCGCGACCACGCCGACGTAATCGAGGACCTCGCCGCCGAAGGCTGCACAGTCGGAACAGTCGTCGGTGGCGGCGGCGTCGCCCGGGAGTACATCGCCAGCGCGCGCGACCTAGGCGCGAACGAGATAGAACTCGACGACATCGGCATCGACGTGACGCGACTCAACGCGCGCCTGCTCATCGCGGCGCTGTCCGAGCAGGCCGCGCCGAGTCCGCCCGAGGACTACGAGTCGGCGGGCGCGGCGATGCACCGCGGCGACATCGCGGTGATGGGCGGCGTGACGCCCGGTCAGACCACCGACGCCGTGAGCGCGGCGCTCGCGGAGTACACCAACGCCGACCTGCTGGTCTACGCGACCAGCGTCCCCGGCGTGTTCAGCGACGACCCCAACGAGGACCCCGACGCCAAGAAGTACGACGAACTCAACGCCGGGGAACTCGTGGACGTCATCGCGGGACTGGAGATGAACGCCGGGAGTTCCGCGCCGGTCGACCTGCTGGCGGCGAAACTCATCGAGCGGTCGGGCGTGCGCACCATCGTCCTCGACGGCACCGAACCCGAGCGCATCGCCGACGCGGTCCGGTACGGCGAACACGACGGTACCGACATCGTGCCGGAGGGCGCGGACGACCAGATGACCTACTGGGCGCGAGACGAGCGATGA
- the lysS gene encoding lysine--tRNA ligase — protein MSDEPASDDSDDPTAREMHPDDDPYVLQGSQSHPFWAESVADQILARDPDDPIVIKGGISPSGVPHLGNMNEIVRGYFVAEALRERGHEVRQVFTADDRDPLRKLPRKLADLDGNVVELGDVNAGALGRNLGKPYTDIPDPFGCCDSYGEHFSNLIERSAELLGIPVEMVSNTELYESGEFEDVTRHVLEHREQAREVLSHYQDKVDEEYVPFNPICEDCGKITETVTDIDLDSGTVEYVCTDMEAGDQTIEGCGHEGTATFREGKLPWRFEWPGQWQVLGVDHEPFGKDHAEGSWPSGSDVARNVFGNEPPVPMAYEWFTLNGEPFSSSSGHVIMVQDTLEMLEPEVLRYFFTKDPSKARDFNVEHLDHLVDEFDEFERNYYRETETESEERTDADEKAEEIADAAYSPTIRPTVAARFDEDGDPVSNPERGSVAVVDSIRRAQANELVDGPFADRVRLPYTFAAVLGMTDDPDLREEIARREGHVPEDAPEWVTEFALSRVSNAREWARRTSNEFDYELKRSEMPDVDLDSATETALDELAEFVATHDDPDEIQGEIYETAKRHDIPVGEFFSVGYRLFFDDEEGPKLGPFLAKLDREFVLTRLRREG, from the coding sequence ATGAGCGACGAACCAGCCAGCGACGACTCCGACGACCCGACCGCTCGGGAGATGCACCCCGACGACGACCCGTACGTGCTTCAGGGTTCCCAGTCGCACCCGTTCTGGGCCGAGTCGGTCGCCGACCAGATTCTGGCGCGCGACCCCGACGACCCCATCGTAATCAAGGGCGGCATCTCGCCGTCGGGCGTCCCGCACCTCGGCAACATGAACGAAATCGTGCGCGGCTACTTCGTCGCCGAGGCCCTGCGGGAACGCGGTCACGAGGTCCGACAGGTGTTCACCGCCGACGACCGCGACCCCCTGCGCAAACTCCCCAGAAAGCTCGCGGACCTCGACGGGAACGTCGTGGAGTTGGGCGACGTGAACGCCGGAGCCTTGGGCCGGAATCTGGGCAAGCCCTACACCGACATCCCCGACCCCTTCGGCTGCTGTGACTCCTACGGCGAGCACTTCTCGAATCTCATCGAGCGGAGCGCCGAACTGCTGGGCATCCCGGTCGAGATGGTCTCGAACACCGAACTCTACGAGTCCGGCGAGTTCGAGGACGTGACCCGCCACGTCCTCGAACACCGCGAGCAGGCCCGCGAGGTCCTGTCGCACTATCAGGACAAGGTGGACGAGGAGTACGTCCCGTTCAACCCCATCTGCGAGGACTGCGGCAAGATTACCGAGACCGTCACCGATATCGACCTCGACTCGGGCACCGTCGAGTACGTCTGCACCGACATGGAGGCGGGCGACCAGACCATCGAGGGGTGCGGTCACGAGGGCACCGCTACCTTCCGCGAGGGCAAACTCCCGTGGCGCTTCGAGTGGCCCGGCCAGTGGCAGGTCCTCGGCGTGGACCACGAACCGTTCGGCAAGGACCACGCCGAGGGGTCGTGGCCCAGCGGGTCGGACGTGGCCCGGAACGTCTTCGGGAACGAACCGCCGGTGCCGATGGCCTACGAGTGGTTCACGCTCAACGGCGAACCCTTCTCGTCGTCGTCCGGCCACGTCATCATGGTGCAGGACACCTTGGAGATGCTCGAACCGGAAGTCCTCCGGTACTTCTTCACCAAGGACCCGAGCAAGGCCCGGGACTTCAACGTCGAACATCTGGACCACCTCGTGGACGAGTTCGACGAGTTCGAGCGCAACTACTACCGCGAGACTGAGACCGAGAGCGAGGAGCGGACCGACGCCGACGAGAAGGCCGAGGAAATCGCGGACGCCGCCTATTCGCCGACGATTCGGCCGACCGTGGCCGCCCGCTTCGACGAGGACGGCGACCCCGTCTCCAACCCCGAGCGCGGGAGCGTCGCCGTGGTCGATTCCATCCGGCGCGCGCAGGCGAACGAACTCGTGGACGGTCCGTTCGCTGACCGCGTCCGACTGCCCTACACCTTCGCGGCCGTCCTCGGGATGACCGACGACCCCGACCTCCGGGAGGAAATCGCCCGTCGAGAGGGTCACGTTCCCGAGGACGCGCCCGAGTGGGTCACGGAGTTCGCCCTCTCGCGCGTCTCGAACGCCCGCGAGTGGGCGCGCCGCACGAGCAACGAGTTCGACTACGAACTCAAGCGAAGCGAGATGCCCGACGTCGACCTCGACTCGGCCACCGAGACCGCGCTGGATGAACTCGCGGAGTTCGTGGCGACCCACGACGACCCCGACGAGATTCAGGGCGAAATCTACGAGACGGCCAAGCGCCACGACATCCCGGTCGGAGAGTTCTTCTCGGTCGGGTACCGCCTGTTCTTCGACGACGAGGAGGGTCCGAAACTGGGGCCGTTCCTCGCGAAACTCGACCGCGAGTTCGTGCTCACCCGCCTCCGGCGCGAGGGGTAA
- a CDS encoding molybdopterin synthase, translating to MHVLSLVGPDAAARAVADRLASRLGEDGSVAEVHRTETDVEQHDGPSGAKFEFTAGSWSATGRDRSLSDLLADLAPDYDYALLVGFPEADVPQVRIGDAAGTDSDTPAEVLFEAASAADVDPEEVRTALAGTEPYETLESLVAEVKRSEDAPYSGAIATFTGRVRAKEEDDDTPTEFLEFEKYEGVAEDRMDAISAELEERDGVYEVLMHHRTGVIEYGEDIVFVVVLAGHREEAFRTVEDGIDRLKDEVPIFKKESTTDEQFWVHERQ from the coding sequence ATGCACGTACTGAGCCTCGTCGGTCCCGACGCGGCGGCGCGGGCGGTCGCCGACCGACTGGCGAGTCGCCTCGGCGAGGACGGCAGCGTCGCGGAGGTCCACCGGACCGAGACCGACGTCGAACAGCACGACGGACCCTCTGGGGCGAAATTCGAGTTCACGGCCGGAAGTTGGTCGGCGACGGGCCGCGACCGGTCGCTGTCGGACCTGCTCGCCGACCTCGCGCCCGACTACGACTACGCGCTGCTCGTCGGATTCCCCGAGGCCGACGTACCGCAGGTCCGTATCGGCGACGCCGCCGGCACGGACTCCGACACCCCGGCAGAGGTCCTGTTCGAAGCCGCCAGTGCGGCCGACGTGGACCCCGAGGAGGTCCGGACTGCGCTCGCCGGGACCGAACCGTACGAAACGCTCGAATCGCTGGTCGCCGAGGTCAAGCGCTCGGAGGATGCACCCTACTCGGGTGCCATCGCGACCTTCACCGGTCGGGTCCGGGCGAAGGAGGAGGACGACGACACGCCCACCGAGTTCCTCGAGTTCGAGAAGTACGAAGGCGTCGCCGAGGACCGTATGGACGCTATCAGCGCCGAACTGGAGGAGCGCGACGGCGTCTACGAGGTGTTGATGCACCACCGCACGGGCGTCATCGAGTACGGCGAGGACATCGTGTTCGTCGTGGTGCTGGCCGGCCACCGCGAGGAGGCGTTCCGTACCGTCGAGGACGGTATCGACCGGCTCAAAGACGAGGTTCCCATCTTCAAGAAGGAGTCTACGACCGACGAACAGTTCTGGGTTCACGAGCGCCAGTAA